AATCGATAGCGTTATATCCGTTGCTTCGCGTCCAGAAGCATGATCGTCTCGCTGAATATTGGTGGCAAAAAAGTACGTATTCCCCTTTGCCTCTACATAGCCAATAAACCAGCCGTTTGTGTTTTTCTCATTCACGCTGCCTGTCCCTGTTTTACCTGAGAGGACAGAGCCATTTGCTTTTTCTAATTGGATCGCCTCTTTTACTGCTTGGATATTTCTTTCTTTAAACTGGAATTGGTTTGTGTAAAAATCATGAAGCAATTGTACCTGCTCTACAGGAGATATCCGTAGAGAGGATTCGAGCCAATATCCAGCTAAGCCTCCTGAAATATCACGATTTCCGTAGTTGATCCGTTTTAAGTATGCTTCGATCTTATCCTCCTGCACCATCTGATCTATCTCCTGAAAATACCATGTTACCGAAGATGCCATAGCAGATGAAAGATTTTGATCTTGGTTCCAAGTCTGATAAGGATATAGAGTACCATTCCATTTCATGGTTGAATGGTCAGGACTAATCACATTTGCTTCTAACCCTAATAATGCACTGAATATCTTGTATGTGGAGTTAGGTGATACCCTTAATGTACTCCGATCCTGATTGTAAATGGTATAGGAATCAGCATTACTATCATATAAAACAAAGCTGCCCTCATAATTGTGAAAGTATTCGCTTAAGTCTTCATAGCTAATCTGGTTATGGTGGAATTCATAGCGATCCTGCTTAGACGTCATAGCTGATACAAATGGAATTTGGCTAAAAACAACCATAAACATTAGCATAAAAACGCTGATACTTACAAGCCTTTTTCTCCTGCGCTCTGGTTGATAAACAGCAATTTTCATAATCCGCCTTTTTATTTGCGACTTTGAACCGTTCAGCTGATTAGCTAATGAAATAGGCTTGAAGGTAGAGGACGAGTGAATAAAGTGAAGCAGCGTTTTCCCATACGATGCGTGGTCATGTTTGTCCAACCTATTTAATACAGCTGTATCACACGCCATTTCTCTATCAAGACGCATTGCTCGAAAAGCAATCCATATAAGCGGATTAAACCAGTAGATGATTTGGTAAAAAATCAGCAGATAATTCGTGAATGTGTCTTTATGCTTATAATGAGTAAGTTCATGAAGTAAAATATATTTAATCTCTTCTTTAGAAAGCCATTGCTGAAAGCCGCTAGGAAGAACCACATATGTCGTGAACAGGCCAAAGGTCATCGGTGATGCAGCCTGTGGAGCTTGTAACAACCTTATCTTTTTGGATATATGCAGTCTCCTTTTACATTCACTAAATAAGTCTAGCACGTCTTTATCTTCTACCGCCATAGCTGAATGCTTTATGCTTCTGAGCTTCAACCATGAATGAATGTAAAGCATAAAGAGCACCAATATCCCTATAAGCCAGATACTCGCAATAACTATATTAAAATGATCTAGATCAGGACGATTCACGTTGGTTGCAAAAGCCTGCATCCACGTATGATCGCTTTTGACCAGCGCTTGTTCAGCACCACCATTTGGTCTATTGCTTTCATGCGGCTGATTACCTTGAAAAGTATGTAATGGCATAAAGTTAGATTTCGCTATTAAATTTGTTGGCATAAAAGGAAGTGTCAACGCAAATAGCAAGAGAAACCATAGATTATAATGCCATTTAGCTGATAACTGATTTTGGAATATTTTTTTAATCAGGAAAATAATAGTAATCGTAAAGGAAGAAACAAGCAATCCCGTAATAAAAAGCGTAAAGAACATGAATTCCCCTCCAGGTTAATTTTTTGGTTGAATGAGGGTTTTGACAATAATGATTAAAAATTAGGAATTTATTTTTATGGATAGATAGTGACTCGAAGAATGCTAGACGTGATGGTTTCCTATAGTATTAGAATAAATGGCATATTTTTATTTTTTGTTGACTTCACTTGACTACAATTGTAGTACAGAATTATGATTGTAGTCAACAAAGAGTTACTGCATTTTTTTAGTAATTTCGTGTACCCTATAGGATTACATTTGTAGTCAATCGACTTTTAATTACTACGTACTTTTTTAATCTAGGTTAGGAGATGATAGCGGTGAAACGAATATGGCTTCGCGCAGTCTTGATTAGTTTACTTCTTTTAGGTACTTCGGGCTGCTTCCAATCAGATGACCCTGAGAATATATATCAAGCATATTTAACAAGCTGAGAGCAGATGGACTTCGAGGGAATGTATCAGCAGCTGGATCAAGCAACAAAAGAAAAAGTGTCAAAATGGCAGTTTGTT
This genomic interval from Virgibacillus pantothenticus contains the following:
- a CDS encoding BlaR1 family beta-lactam sensor/signal transducer, with the protein product MFFTLFITGLLVSSFTITIIFLIKKIFQNQLSAKWHYNLWFLLLFALTLPFMPTNLIAKSNFMPLHTFQGNQPHESNRPNGGAEQALVKSDHTWMQAFATNVNRPDLDHFNIVIASIWLIGILVLFMLYIHSWLKLRSIKHSAMAVEDKDVLDLFSECKRRLHISKKIRLLQAPQAASPMTFGLFTTYVVLPSGFQQWLSKEEIKYILLHELTHYKHKDTFTNYLLIFYQIIYWFNPLIWIAFRAMRLDREMACDTAVLNRLDKHDHASYGKTLLHFIHSSSTFKPISLANQLNGSKSQIKRRIMKIAVYQPERRRKRLVSISVFMLMFMVVFSQIPFVSAMTSKQDRYEFHHNQISYEDLSEYFHNYEGSFVLYDSNADSYTIYNQDRSTLRVSPNSTYKIFSALLGLEANVISPDHSTMKWNGTLYPYQTWNQDQNLSSAMASSVTWYFQEIDQMVQEDKIEAYLKRINYGNRDISGGLAGYWLESSLRISPVEQVQLLHDFYTNQFQFKERNIQAVKEAIQLEKANGSVLSGKTGTGSVNEKNTNGWFIGYVEAKGNTYFFATNIQRDDHASGREATDITLSILKDKHIYIPDENF